A genome region from Hevea brasiliensis isolate MT/VB/25A 57/8 chromosome 9, ASM3005281v1, whole genome shotgun sequence includes the following:
- the LOC110643354 gene encoding chorismate mutase 3, chloroplastic: FCFHFNKQTANSSKSTSHLLHHYQQSDSVANGYRPFSAFSSSHIRYSKGQVDESQSLSLENIRHSLIQQEDSIIFSLLLRAQYDYNADTYDPDAFPMKGFRVSMVEYIVRETEKLHAQMGRYKSLDEHPYFPEHLPKSMFPCLQHPQILHPCAGSININKKIWDGYFRNLLPRLVKAGDDGNCGSAAVCDTMCLQAMSRRIHYGKFVAEAKFLESPAEYEAAITKQDSRKLMEMLTYESVEAAVKKRVEMKAKTFGQDIIINPQEEEAEPIYKVKPSLLVNLYGDWIMPLTKEVEVEYLLRRLD; the protein is encoded by the exons TTTTGCTTCCATTTCAACAAGCAGACTgcaaattcttcaaaatctacTTCACATCTGCTCCACCATTATCAACAATCGGATTCTGTAGCCAATGGGTATCGCCCTTTTTCAGCCTTTTCCTCCTCGCATATCCG ATATTCAAAGGGTCAGGTGGATGAAAGCCAGAGCTTGAGCCTAGAAAATATAAGGCATTCTTTAATTCAACAAGAGGATAGCATAATATTTAGCCTTTTGTTGAGGGCTCAGTATGATTATAATGCAGACACATATGACCCTGATGCATTCCCCATGAAAGGTTTTCGGGTGTCAATGGTTGAGTATATTGTTAGAGAAACTGAAAAGCTCCACGCTCAG ATGGGCCGCTACAAAAGTCTAGATGAGCATCCATACTTCCCGGAACACTTACCAAAATCAATGTTCCCATGCTTGCAGCACCCGCAG ATCCTCCATCCCTGTGCTGGTTCAATCAATATCAACAAGAAGATCTGGGATGGGTATTTTAGAAATCTTCTTCCCAGATTGGTCAAAGCTGGAGATGATGGTAATTGTGGATCTGCTGCTGTTTGTGACACAATGTGCTTGCAG GCAATGTCAAGGAGAATCCACTATGGAAAATTTGTGGCTGAGGCTAAATTCCTAGAATCCCCTGCTGAATATGAGGCTGCTATTACAAAGCAA GATAGCAGAAAACTCATGGAGATGCTGACATATGAATCTGTGGAAGCAGCAGTCAAGAAGAGAGTAGAAATGAAAGCAAAAACATTCGGCCAAGACATAATAATTAACCCACAGGAAGAAGAAGCTGAGCCCATATATAAAGTGAAGCCAAGTTTGCTTGTCAATCTGTATGGCGACTGGATCATGCCCCTAACGAAGGAAGTTGAAGTTGAGTACTTGTTGAGGAGGCTTGATTAA
- the LOC110643170 gene encoding cationic peroxidase 2, whose protein sequence is MERYTCSSSSQITPIIILMCVFVVMSATLVHGQGTRVGFYATTCPRAASIVSSTVAKHFRSNRAIAPALLRMHFHDCFVRGCDASVLIDGSNTEKTAPPNLGLRGYEVIDDAKTQLEAACPGIVSCADILALAARDSVVLTGGRSWLVPTGRRDGRVSLASETTDLPGFTESIDSQKQKFSAKGLNTQDLVVLVGGQTIGTTACQFFSYRLYNFNGTASSDPSINASFLPQLQALCPQNGDGTKRVPFDTGSENRFDASFFANLRNGRGILESDQKLWTDASTRAIVQRFLGITGLAAFNVEFGRSMVKMSNTGVKTGTDGEIRKICSAINS, encoded by the exons ATGGAGAGATACACTTGTTCTTCTTCAAGCCAAATTACACCCATTATTATATTAATGTGCGTCTTTGTTGTTATGTCTGCGACCTTGGTGCATGGCCAAGGCACTCGTGTTGGTTTCTATGCTACTACATGTCCTAGAGCTGCATCCATTGTAAGCTCAACTGTTGCCAAGCATTTTCGATCTAACCGTGCAATTGCTCCTGCTTTGCTGAGGATGCATTTCCATGATTGCTTTGTTCGAGGTTGCGACGCTTCTGTCCTTATTGATGGTTCCAATACTGAGAAAACTGCCCCACCAAATCTTGGGTTGAGAGGCTATGAAGTTATTGACGATGCCAAGACTCAGCTTGAAGCTGCATGTCCTGGAATTGTTTCTTGCGCTGATATTCTTGCACTTGCAGCCCGTGACTCAGTTGTTCTG ACTGGTGGACGAAGTTGGCTGGTGCCTACCGGACGTAGAGACGGCCGGGTGTCATTGGCATCTGAAACAACTGATTTGCCTGGCTTCACAGAATCCATTGATTCCCAAAAGCAAAAGTTCTCTGCCAAGGGTCTTAACACACAAGATCTTGTCGTACTTGTTG GAGGACAAACCATAGGAACTACAGCTTGCCAGTTCTTTAGTTACAGATTATACAACTTCAATGGCACTGCAAGTTCTGATCCTTCCATTAATGCTTCGTTCCTTCCTCAACTACAAGCACTGTGTCCACAGAACGGAGATGGGACAAAGCGAGTTCCTTTTGATACAGGTAGTGAAAACAGATTTGATGCATCTTTCTTCGCCAACCTGAGAAATGGGCGAGGAATACTTGAGTCTGATCAGAAATTGTGGACTGATGCTTCGACAAGGGCAATTGTTCAACGTTTCCTGGGTATTACTGGTTTAGCTGCATTCAATGTTGAGTTTGGAAGATCCATGGTTAAGATGAGTAACACTGGAGTGAAGACAGGCACTGACGGTGAAATTAGGAAAATATGTTCTGCAATAAACTCATGA